Proteins co-encoded in one Spirosoma endbachense genomic window:
- a CDS encoding S41 family peptidase, with translation MPNLRFLLLWFLVLNAIVLKAQPNCGCVSNFDAIVRKVQLNYAGFMDKTSGKKQIAYNRLCDSLRTVAARTTVEGTCFDLLTAYTLFFQDRHLQLGNYQTAKLPRTYEPLTLDKARQLTRNARREEPVGIWRSENGKVEVAILHQPGRSTNGFDYQGIVLSSQDTTIRPGLELFRAKRRGQSYYVKAILAGRSNHQPPTKQHGNIFYAYWGMTLIREFPFTSTAAEQAELAANRINNGFYVKPLANDVALISLRRGFSLSDKVMDSVLRYHEPMLSQTPNLIIDLRDNGGGNNTWEKLLPYVYSKPVTWPGGWLMRSSVDNIQMIERDSGYYTPAQWAKEKLFVEQLKQHMGELVNNGSADVTIKLDNVRPNPRRVVVLINDVCASSSEFIIQIAKQSPGVSVIGSPTSGMMDYGDLRHPLPLPCPDLRLVVPMAKSPWTDTAPIDPTGILPDISLAHLPESEWLDVAVKQLQSGKLPAKP, from the coding sequence ATGCCCAACTTACGTTTTTTACTGCTCTGGTTTCTGGTACTAAATGCAATTGTATTGAAAGCACAGCCCAATTGCGGGTGCGTCAGTAATTTTGATGCTATTGTCAGGAAAGTTCAGCTCAATTATGCTGGTTTTATGGATAAGACCAGTGGAAAGAAACAGATAGCCTATAATCGGTTGTGCGATAGCCTTCGTACGGTGGCTGCCCGCACGACTGTTGAGGGTACCTGTTTTGATTTGCTGACTGCCTACACATTATTTTTCCAGGACAGGCATCTGCAACTGGGCAACTATCAAACCGCCAAACTACCCAGAACCTACGAGCCACTAACACTGGATAAGGCTCGACAGCTGACGCGTAATGCCCGCAGAGAAGAGCCAGTGGGCATTTGGCGCAGCGAGAATGGTAAAGTTGAGGTTGCTATTTTGCATCAGCCGGGCCGTTCCACCAATGGATTCGATTATCAGGGTATTGTTCTGAGCAGCCAGGACACTACTATTCGGCCGGGGCTGGAATTGTTCAGAGCCAAACGGCGTGGGCAGTCCTATTACGTAAAAGCCATCTTGGCTGGACGCAGTAATCACCAGCCCCCAACAAAGCAGCATGGTAATATTTTCTATGCCTATTGGGGGATGACGCTTATTCGCGAATTCCCGTTTACATCAACAGCCGCTGAACAGGCCGAACTCGCTGCCAATCGGATCAATAACGGGTTTTATGTAAAACCGCTGGCCAACGATGTTGCCCTGATCAGTTTGCGCCGTGGCTTTTCGCTCTCCGATAAAGTTATGGATTCGGTGCTGCGCTATCATGAGCCTATGCTTAGTCAAACTCCCAACCTGATTATCGACCTGCGCGACAACGGCGGAGGGAATAATACCTGGGAAAAACTCTTGCCCTACGTTTATTCGAAACCTGTTACGTGGCCGGGAGGGTGGCTCATGCGATCGTCGGTCGATAACATCCAGATGATCGAACGGGATTCAGGCTACTATACACCAGCCCAATGGGCCAAAGAAAAGCTATTCGTGGAGCAGTTGAAGCAACACATGGGCGAACTGGTCAATAATGGTAGTGCTGATGTAACGATAAAACTCGACAATGTTCGCCCAAATCCCCGGCGGGTAGTCGTGCTTATCAACGATGTGTGCGCCAGTAGCTCAGAGTTTATCATTCAGATTGCCAAGCAGAGTCCCGGTGTTTCGGTGATAGGTAGCCCCACGTCGGGTATGATGGATTACGGCGATCTACGACACCCGCTACCGCTTCCCTGCCCCGACTTACGATTGGTGGTCCCGATGGCCAAATCGCCCTGGACCGACACGGCTCCAATCGATCCAACGGGTATTCTGCCCGATATCAGCCTGGCTCACCTGCCCGAATCGGAGTGGCTGGACGTCGCCGTAAAGCAGCTCCAGTCCGGAAAGCTGCCTGCCAAGCCGTAA
- a CDS encoding Uma2 family endonuclease, which translates to MTDELITELLDAPDAQLIINRVQAVLNDEKKRRQEFYEWLTDDVKAEFINGKVIMHSPVKRGHLRASKYLFNLLQNFVSQHNLGEVDIEKAMVSLTRNDYEPDICFWRKEVADEFDDETMQHPAPDLIVEVLSKGTAKRDRGIKFEDYASHGVREYWLVDPIRQTVEQFQLDEEFMAFDAVGNFHLNDTITALTIQGFIIPIRAIFDKDANQSALQSLLN; encoded by the coding sequence ATGACCGACGAACTCATAACCGAACTCCTTGATGCTCCAGACGCACAATTGATTATCAATCGCGTTCAGGCAGTTCTGAATGATGAGAAAAAACGACGGCAAGAGTTCTATGAGTGGCTAACAGATGATGTAAAAGCTGAGTTTATCAATGGTAAAGTCATTATGCATTCGCCTGTTAAACGTGGGCATTTACGAGCGAGTAAGTATCTCTTCAATCTGTTACAAAACTTTGTAAGTCAACACAATTTGGGAGAAGTCGATATTGAGAAAGCGATGGTTTCGCTGACCCGCAACGACTATGAACCTGACATTTGCTTTTGGCGTAAGGAGGTAGCCGACGAGTTCGATGACGAAACCATGCAGCATCCAGCCCCTGACTTAATCGTTGAAGTTCTATCGAAAGGAACGGCCAAACGCGACCGCGGGATTAAGTTCGAAGATTATGCGTCGCACGGTGTCCGTGAATACTGGTTAGTTGATCCGATACGGCAAACTGTCGAGCAATTTCAACTAGATGAGGAATTTATGGCTTTCGACGCTGTTGGGAATTTTCATCTCAATGATACAATAACAGCGCTGACTATTCAGGGGTTTATAATCCCGATACGGGCTATTTTTGATAAAGACGCGAATCAGAGTGCTTTACAAAGTCTATTAAACTAG
- the scpA gene encoding methylmalonyl-CoA mutase, with protein sequence MKPDFSKIQTQLPVQREPSPNLTQQPDAFATAEGIRLKPHFSAGDIEDAKHLNYAAGIPPFLRGPYASMYVRQPWTIRQYAGFSTAEESNAFYRRNLAAGQKGLSVAFDLATHRGYDSDHPRVVGDVGKAGVAIDSVEDMKILFDQIPLDQMSVSMTMNGAVLPIMAFFIVAAEEQGVPSEKLSGTIQNDILKEFMVRNTYIYPPEPSMRIVGDIFAYTSQHMPRFNSISISGYHMHEAGAPAQLELAYTLADGLEYIRTGLRVGMGIDDFAPRLSFFWGIGMNHFMEIAKLRAGRLLWAKIVKQFDPKNSKSLALRTHCQTSGYSLTEQDPFNNVARTTIEALAAVLGGTQSLHTNSLDEAIALPTDFSARIARNTQLYLQHETEITRVVDPWGGSYYVEFLTKELAEKAWALIDEVEKLGGMTKAIETGLPKLRIEEAAARKQARIDGGKDVIVGVNRYKPASDTPIELLNIDNQAVREAQIQRLERVKATRDNDRVKAALAALTEAAGNQVPTAGTNLLTLAVEAARQRATLGEISDAMEKAFGRHKATIRAVSGIYSAEVSDDENFRLAREMSDHFAELDGRRPRILVAKMGQDGHDRGAKIIATSFADLGFDVDMGPLFQTPAEVARQAAENDVHIVGVSSLAAGHKTLVPQLIDELKKIGRDDILVIAGGVIPAQDYQFLYDAGVKGVFGPGTVISIAAQKILSELMKE encoded by the coding sequence ATGAAACCCGACTTCAGCAAGATACAAACCCAGTTGCCCGTTCAGCGTGAGCCGTCACCCAATCTCACTCAACAGCCTGACGCCTTCGCCACCGCTGAAGGCATCAGGCTCAAACCTCATTTTTCGGCTGGCGATATCGAAGATGCCAAACACCTGAATTATGCGGCTGGAATTCCGCCGTTTCTGCGTGGGCCATACGCGAGTATGTACGTCCGCCAACCCTGGACAATCCGCCAATATGCAGGTTTTTCAACCGCCGAAGAGTCGAACGCGTTCTACCGCAGAAACCTCGCAGCCGGACAAAAAGGCTTATCTGTTGCTTTCGATCTGGCCACGCACCGGGGCTATGACTCCGACCACCCACGCGTTGTGGGTGACGTAGGCAAAGCTGGGGTAGCCATTGATTCTGTGGAAGATATGAAGATTCTGTTCGACCAGATCCCACTCGATCAGATGTCGGTGTCGATGACGATGAATGGGGCTGTATTACCGATCATGGCGTTTTTTATCGTTGCGGCCGAGGAACAGGGCGTTCCATCCGAAAAGCTATCCGGTACAATTCAGAACGATATTTTGAAGGAGTTTATGGTTCGGAATACCTACATCTACCCACCCGAACCGTCGATGCGAATCGTTGGTGACATTTTCGCGTACACCAGTCAGCATATGCCCCGGTTCAACTCCATCAGCATCAGCGGCTATCATATGCACGAAGCGGGTGCACCGGCTCAGCTCGAACTGGCCTATACGCTCGCAGACGGACTCGAATACATTCGTACAGGGTTACGCGTGGGTATGGGCATCGACGATTTTGCGCCACGTTTGTCGTTCTTCTGGGGTATTGGCATGAACCACTTCATGGAGATCGCCAAACTACGGGCAGGGCGGCTCCTTTGGGCAAAAATTGTGAAGCAGTTCGATCCTAAAAATTCAAAATCACTGGCGCTGCGAACCCACTGCCAAACCTCCGGCTACAGCCTGACCGAGCAGGACCCGTTTAACAATGTTGCCCGCACAACGATCGAAGCGCTGGCAGCCGTACTTGGTGGCACACAGAGTTTACACACGAACTCACTGGATGAAGCCATTGCGCTACCAACCGATTTTTCGGCCCGCATTGCCCGAAACACGCAGCTTTACCTCCAACACGAAACCGAAATAACCCGCGTGGTCGACCCGTGGGGCGGCTCTTACTACGTTGAATTTCTAACAAAAGAATTAGCCGAAAAGGCATGGGCCCTGATTGACGAAGTCGAGAAATTGGGTGGCATGACAAAAGCCATTGAAACGGGTTTGCCCAAACTACGCATTGAAGAAGCAGCGGCTCGTAAACAAGCCCGTATCGACGGGGGTAAAGACGTGATCGTGGGCGTTAATCGCTATAAACCCGCATCTGACACCCCGATCGAACTCCTCAACATTGACAATCAGGCTGTGCGGGAAGCTCAGATTCAACGGCTGGAGCGAGTAAAGGCAACTCGGGACAATGATCGGGTAAAAGCCGCGCTTGCCGCACTTACAGAAGCAGCCGGGAACCAGGTTCCGACTGCCGGAACGAATCTACTGACCCTTGCTGTCGAGGCCGCCCGCCAACGCGCCACGCTGGGTGAAATTTCTGACGCTATGGAAAAAGCATTTGGCCGCCATAAGGCCACGATCCGGGCTGTATCGGGTATTTACTCGGCCGAAGTATCGGATGATGAGAATTTCCGGTTAGCCCGTGAGATGAGTGATCACTTCGCCGAACTCGACGGTCGACGTCCCCGGATTCTGGTTGCCAAAATGGGGCAGGATGGTCACGACCGGGGTGCCAAAATCATTGCCACCAGCTTCGCCGATCTGGGCTTCGATGTTGATATGGGGCCGCTATTCCAGACACCCGCCGAAGTGGCCCGACAAGCCGCCGAAAACGATGTGCATATTGTGGGCGTATCGAGCCTGGCAGCAGGCCACAAAACACTGGTGCCCCAACTCATCGACGAACTGAAAAAGATTGGCCGCGACGATATTCTGGTTATTGCCGGGGGTGTTATTCCGGCACAGGATTATCAGTTTCTGTACGACGCGGGCGTAAAAGGCGTTTTCGGGCCGGGAACCGTCATTTCGATTGCCGCCCAGAAGATTCTGAGCGAATTGATGAAGGAGTGA
- a CDS encoding LytR/AlgR family response regulator transcription factor gives MQSSLRCVIIEDEPLAQELLEKYVRRVPSLQLIATFDDAIEAFEQLPALQADLILLDINMPEMTGIEFLRAYPTPHPAVILTTANPNHALDGFDFGITDYLLKPIPFDRFLKAIGRVKERFPQAKAGITPPSPPAVADQPAPELTNEFIYLKTDKKLEQIRFDDIIMAEALGDYIKIFLPDRFVVTNLTMNKLTENLPADRFLRINRSFLVQLKHVKTVEGNSIVLTNGRDLVIGSSYRDTVKDQIRRWLVA, from the coding sequence ATGCAATCCTCCCTCCGTTGCGTCATTATTGAAGACGAACCCCTGGCGCAGGAGCTACTCGAAAAGTATGTTCGTCGTGTGCCATCGCTTCAATTAATCGCCACATTCGACGATGCCATTGAAGCATTTGAGCAATTGCCCGCCCTCCAGGCCGATCTTATTCTGTTGGACATCAATATGCCTGAAATGACAGGCATTGAATTTTTGCGGGCCTACCCAACCCCTCATCCCGCCGTAATTCTGACAACGGCCAATCCCAATCATGCACTCGACGGATTTGATTTTGGCATAACCGATTACTTGCTCAAGCCCATTCCGTTCGACCGATTTCTGAAAGCTATTGGCCGGGTCAAAGAGCGATTCCCACAAGCGAAAGCGGGTATTACTCCCCCCTCCCCTCCAGCCGTAGCGGATCAACCGGCCCCTGAGCTTACGAATGAATTCATCTACTTGAAAACGGATAAAAAGCTGGAGCAAATTCGATTCGATGACATCATCATGGCCGAGGCTCTGGGTGATTACATCAAGATTTTCCTGCCCGATCGGTTTGTCGTTACGAATCTTACGATGAACAAACTAACCGAAAATCTGCCTGCTGACCGTTTTTTGCGTATTAATCGTTCATTTCTGGTTCAGTTGAAGCATGTCAAAACAGTCGAAGGAAATTCAATAGTACTCACCAATGGCCGTGATCTGGTTATTGGGTCAAGCTATCGGGATACGGTAAAAGATCAGATTCGACGGTGGTTAGTGGCCTAG